The Procambarus clarkii isolate CNS0578487 chromosome 24, FALCON_Pclarkii_2.0, whole genome shotgun sequence genome includes a region encoding these proteins:
- the LOC123761733 gene encoding glutathione peroxidase 2-like isoform X1, with the protein MASSVAKNFYELSAKALSGEMVSFKKYRGKVVLVQNTASLUGTTTQDFVQMNELIDKFGSDLAVLAFPCNQFGHQENTTEKELLSTLKHVRPGNNYVPKMDLFCKVDVNGETADPIFKYLKEKLPLPSDDSVSFMRDPKCIIWNPVTRSDIAWNFEKFLIGKDGLPHKRFSKKFPTRQLEEDIKQLLKK; encoded by the exons ATGGCTTCATCGGTGGCCAAGAACTTTTATGAGTTGAGTGCTAAAGCTTTGTCTG GTGAGATGGTATCGTTCAAGAAGTACCGGGGGAAGGTGGTACTAGTGCAGAACACCGCGTCTCTCTGAGGCACGACAACCCAGGACTTCGTCCAGATGAACGAGCTGATTGACAAGTTCGGTAGCGATCTGGCAGTTCTGGCTTTCCCCTGCAACCAGTTTGGTCACCAG GAGAACACCACTGAGAAAGAGCTCCTCAGTACCCTGAAGCATGTTCGTCCAGGCAACAACTACGTCCCCAAGATGGACTTGTTCTGCAAAGTTGACGTCAATGGCGAGACTGCGGATCCAATTTTCAAG TACCTCAAGGAGAAGCTTCCTTTGCCATCTGACGACAGTGTGAGCTTCATGCGTGACCCCAAGTGTATCATCTGGAATCCTGTCACACGTTCAGATATTGCCTGGAACTTTGAGAAGTTTCTCATTGGCAAAGATGGTTTGCCACACAAAAG GTTCAGCAAAAAATTTCCAACACGTCAGCTTGAGGAAGACATCAAACAGCTGTTAAAGAAGTGA
- the LOC123761733 gene encoding glutathione peroxidase 2-like isoform X2 — MNELIDKFGSDLAVLAFPCNQFGHQENTTEKELLSTLKHVRPGNNYVPKMDLFCKVDVNGETADPIFKYLKEKLPLPSDDSVSFMRDPKCIIWNPVTRSDIAWNFEKFLIGKDGLPHKRFSKKFPTRQLEEDIKQLLKK, encoded by the exons ATGAACGAGCTGATTGACAAGTTCGGTAGCGATCTGGCAGTTCTGGCTTTCCCCTGCAACCAGTTTGGTCACCAG GAGAACACCACTGAGAAAGAGCTCCTCAGTACCCTGAAGCATGTTCGTCCAGGCAACAACTACGTCCCCAAGATGGACTTGTTCTGCAAAGTTGACGTCAATGGCGAGACTGCGGATCCAATTTTCAAG TACCTCAAGGAGAAGCTTCCTTTGCCATCTGACGACAGTGTGAGCTTCATGCGTGACCCCAAGTGTATCATCTGGAATCCTGTCACACGTTCAGATATTGCCTGGAACTTTGAGAAGTTTCTCATTGGCAAAGATGGTTTGCCACACAAAAG GTTCAGCAAAAAATTTCCAACACGTCAGCTTGAGGAAGACATCAAACAGCTGTTAAAGAAGTGA